The DNA segment TTCGCCCACGCCCTCCGTCGCGCCGGCTGCCAATGCCGCCGCATCGGCGCCCTCTCAAACGACCGCGCGTTCGAACACCCCGGCACCGTCGACGGCGCCCCGCGGGACGGCGACTGCGCCTGGCGCACCGGCCGTCGCGCCGACGACCAAACCCGGAGGCTGGACCGCACCGAATCGTGCAGACGACTGGGGCAATTCCCGCCGCAACGTCGCCGGCGACAGCGCGGCGAACGGACAGGACAAGCCCGGCCTGTACAACGCCGACGGCAGCCTGCGCGTGCCGGGTGATGCGGGCGACAACACGGCGCAACGGGGCGCGCCCGGCGGCAACAACGACCAGTGGACGCGCGAGCGCCTCGAGCAGTCCGGCACCTGGTTGCAGCGCCCGCCGTACGACTACGAGCCCACCAGTTTCGACAAGTACTGGGTGCCGAGCGAATCGCTGCTGGCCGAATGGGTGCGCCGCAACGTGAAGGAAATGGAGATCTCGATCCCGGGCACCAACCTCAAGCTGAAGTGCACGATCTCCGTGTTGCAGTTGGGGGGCGGCTGCGGCCTGGGCAACTTCTTCCCGGATCCGCCGGTCGCACGGCCGCCGCCGGAGATCCCGGTGAAGCGCAAACCGATCCCGACCGACAGCTGAGGGTTTGCGCGGTAACGGTGCTGGAACGAAAAACGGAGCCTTGCGGCTCCGTTTTTTCTGCGTTACCCCTGGGGGACGTAACGCTTACTTGTGTACGCCGTGCAGATCGCGCAGCTGCGACGGGCGCGAGCCGAAGTACGCCGCCAGGTCGGAGATGTCCTGGTCGCTGAGCGAGGCCGCCTGCGGGCTCATCAGCGCGTGCTGGCGATCGCCGCTGCGGTACGCCTGCAGGGCATGGGCGAGGTAGTCGCCGTACTGGCCGCCGAGCTTCGGATAGGTGTCGTCGATGGGCGCATTGCCTTCGGCACCGTGGCAGTCGATGCAGCTCTGGCCGGTGGCCTTGCCCTTGGCCTTGGCCAGTTCCTCGCCCTTGGCGATGTGGCCCTTGGGCAGGCCGGCGGACGAGCTGGAACCATGTTCACCGCTGGCGTGGCCGGGGTTCTCGGCCGAGACCTCGGTGTTTTCCACCTTCGAACATGCCACCAGGGCGAGGGCAGCGAGCAGGGCGATGGCTAGACGCTGGGCGTGCTTGGCGTTGGGCATGGTGGTCTTACTTGACGGTGGAAAGGAATGCGGCGATGTCGGCGATGTCCTGGTCGCTGAAGCTCTGCGCCTGGGCCTGCATCGTGGGGTGCTTGCGGTTGCCGTTGCGGTACTCGGTCAGCGCATTGGCCAGGTAATCGGCAGACTGGCCGCCGATCCGCGGCACGTGGAAGTTCGGGTACGCGTTCTTGTAGCCCTCGATGCCGTGGCAGCCCTGGCAGGTGTAGGTCAGGGTGCGACCGGTGTCCGGGTTGCCGACCAGCGGCTTCGGCGTAGCGGCGGCGGGAGCCGCGGCAGGCGCCGCAGCATCGACCGGGGCCGGCGTGGCCGGGGTTTCCTGTTGGGCGGTCAGGGCGGCCAGCGGGAGGGCGGCCAAGGCAAGGCAAGCGGCGAGCGGCAGCAGTCGCATCATTCTCGGGAAACTCTCAGGTTGCGCGCGCCGCGTACCACCGCGGCGCTTGGCTGAACGCAAGTATAGCCTGCGACCGAATGTCGCGCACAGGCGCGGCAGGCCACCGCATGTCCGCGAAGCGTGCTCCCGCCGCCGGACGGCTTCCGTCTTCGGTACGCGGATGACGTTGCGGATGGAGAATGCGGCCGCGCGTTGTCCGGCATCGCGCGCGGTCGGCGAAGCAACCTTCCATCGCCTCCGCGCATCGAATGCCGGAGCCCCGAACACGATGCCCGACGCAAGTCACCATGACCTTCGGCGCATGGAAGTTGTTCAGGGGTGATATACCTTCATACAACACCACCACAACACCACCACGGTACCACCCCATGTCCCGACCCAGCCCCCTTTCCGGCCGTCCCTACCTGCGCCTGGCCCTGGTGCCTGTCCTGTGCAGCCTGCTGGTTCTGACCGCCTGCAAGGGCGGCGGCCCGACCCCGGAGGCCCAGGCCAAGAACGGCGAGGCCCCGAAAGAGCCCGATGCGGTGCCGGTCGAGGTCGCCAAGGCTACCCATCGCCCGGTCGCGGCCAGCTATAGCGGCACCGCGGCGCTGGAGGCGCTGGGCGAGTCCCAGGTCGTCGCCAAGACCTCCGGCGTGGCGCTGGCCGTCCTGGTGGAAGAAGGGCAGGTGGTGCGTGCCGGCCAGGCGCTGGTCCGGTTGGACCCCGATCGCCTCCGTTTGCAGGTGGCGCAAGCCGAAGCCCAGATGCGCAAGCTGGAGAACAACTACCGCCGCGCGCAACAGTTGGTCGAACAGCAGATGATCAGCGCCAACGACGTCGACCAGATCAAGTACGACCTGGAGAACGCGCGTGCCGTCTATCGCGCCGCCGCACTGGAACTGTCGTACACCACGGTCACCGCGCCGATCTCCGGCGTGGTCGCCTCGCGCTCGATCAAGACGGGCAACTTCGTCCAGATCAACACGCCGATCATCCGCGTCGTCGACCAGTCGCGCCTGGAAGCCACGCTCAACGTGCCCGAACGCGAGCTCTCCACGCTGAAGGCCGGCCAACCGGTCGCGCTGGCGGTCGACGCGTTGCGTGGCAAGGTGTTCCAGGGCACTGTCGACCGCATCGCGCCGGTCGTCGATGCAGGCAGCGGCACGTTCCGCGTGGTGTGCTCGTTCGCCAGCGACGGCGTGCTGCAGCCGGGCATGTTCGGCCGCATCAAGATCGATTACGACCAGCGCGCGGACGCGCTGGTGGTGCCGCGCGTCGCACTGCTCGACGATGGCGACCCGGCGGTCTACGCGGTGCGTAGCGGCAAGGCGACGCGCGTGCCGGTCAAGCTGGGCTATGTGGATGGCGAGTGGATCGAAGTGCGCGAAGGCCTCAAGGCCGGCGACCAGGTCGTGACCGCCGGCAAGGTGGCACTGCGTGAAGGCAGCACGGTGCAGGTGATCGGCGCCGAGCCGGCCAAGGTGGCCGCCAAGGCCGACGCCGACAAGACCGCCGGAACCAAGCAATGAGCGCGCCCGGCCACGCACCCGGGGAGCAGGATCCCCACGCAGGGAGTGGTGGCACGCTGGGCGGGGGACTCGTCGAGTTCTCCACCCGCCGTCGCGTCACCATCGCGATGTTCTGGATCACGATGTTCCTGTTCGGCGTGATCGCGCTGTTCTCGTTGAAGGTCAACCTGCTGCCCGACCTGAGCTACCCGACGCTCACCGTGCGCACCGAGTACACCGGTGCGGCGCCCTCGGAAATCGAAACGCTCATCAGCGAACCGGTGGAAGAAGCCGTCGGCGTGGTGAAGAACCTGCGCAAGCTGAAGTCCGTCTCGCGTACCGGCCAGAGCGACGTCGTACTGGAATTCGCCTGGGGCACGGACATGGACCAGGCCAGCCTGGAAGTCCGCGACAAGATGGAAGTGCTGTCGTTGCCGCTGGAGGCGAAGGCGCCGGTGCTGCTGCGCTTCAATCCCTCCACCGAGCCGATCCTGCGCCTGGTGCTGTCGAACAAGCAGGATCCCAAGACCGATGCCGATGCGGTCCGCCTGCTGACCGAATTGCGTCGTTATGCGGACGATGACCTCAAGAAGAAGCTGGAGCCGGTCAGCGGCGTGGCGGCGGTCAAGGTAGGCGGCGGCCTGGAGGACGAGATCCAGGTCGACATCGACCAGCAGAAGCTCGCCCAGCTGAACCTGCCGATCGACAACGTCATCCAGCGCCTGCAGCAGGAGAACATCAACATCTCCGGTGGCCGTCTGGAAGAGGGCTCGCAGCGCTACCTGGTGCGTACCGTCAACCAGTTCGCGACAGTCAACGAGATCCGCGAAATGCTGGTGACCACGCAGAGCGGCGGCGACAATGCCGCGGCGTCGGCGGCGGCGCAGATGGCGGCGATCGCGGCCTCGACCGGTTCGGCCGAGGCGATGGCGGCGGCGGCATCCGTGCAGAGCGCGTCGGGCGGCAGTGGCAGCGTCGTCGCCGGCGGCATGCCCGTGCGGCTGAAGGACGTGGCCGAGGTGAAGCAGGGCTTCAAGGAACGCGAGGCGATCATCCGCCTGGCGGGCAAGGAGGCGGTCGAACTGGCCATCTACAAGGAAGGTGATGCGAACACCGTCTCCACGGCCGAGGCCCTGAAGGCGAAGCTGAAGCAGCTCGAACAGCAGGTGCCGCCGGATGTCGAACTGACCGTCATCGACGACCAGTCGCGCTTCATCAAGAACGCCATCAGCGACGTCCAGAAGGACGCGATGATCGGCGGCGCATTGGCGATCCTGATCATCTTCCTGTTCCTGCGCGACGGCTGGAGCACGTTTGTCATCAGCCTGTCGCTGCCGGTGTCGATCGTCACCACGTTCTTCTTCATGGGCGAGCTGGACCTGAGCCTCAACGTCATGTCGCTGGGTGGCCTGGCATTGGCCACGGGCCTGGTGGTGGACGATTCGATCGTCGTGCTGGAGAGCATCGCCAAGGCGCGCGAACGCGGGCTGGGCATCCTCGAAGCGGCCATGGTGGGCACGCGCGAAGTGAGCATGGCGGTGGTGGCGTCGACATTGACGACCATCGCGGTGTTCCTGCCGCTGGTGTTCGTGCAGGGTATCGCCGGCCAGCTGTTCCGTGACCAGGCGCTGACGGTCGCCATCGCCATCGGCATCTCGCTGATCGTGTCGATGACGCTGATCCCGATGCTGAGCTCGCTGAAGGGCCGTCCGCCGCTCGCATTCCCCGAAGAGGCGCCGCACCCGCAGTGGAAGCCTGCTTCGCGCTGGCAGAAGCCGATCGCCGTCAGTGGCCGCGGTGTTGGCGCCGCGTTCCGCTACGCGTTCTTCGGGATCGCCTGGCTGATCGTGCGCATCTGGCGTGGCATCGTGGCCGTGGTGGGACCGGTGATGGGCAAGATCAGCGATCTGGTCATGGCCGTCTACCATCGCGCTGAACAAGGCTACATGCGCCTGCTGCCCGCTTCGCTGCACCGTCCCTGGCTGATGTTGGGCTTCGCTGCGCTGGCGTTCCTCGCGTCGCTTGCCCTGGTGCCGCTGCTGGGCGCGGACCTGATTCCGCAGCTGGCGCAGGACCGTTTCGAAATGACGGTCAAGCTTCCCCCTGGCACCCCGCTGGCCACGACCGACGTCCTGGTGCGCGAACTGCAGGACAAGCACGCCAAGGACGAGGGCATCCATGCGTTGTACGGCGTGAGCGGCAGCGGCACGCGGCTGGACGCCAATCCCACCGAGAGCGGCGAGAACATCGGCAAGCTGACGGTTGTCATGGCCGATGGCGGGAGCGAAGAAGTCGAGGCGCGGGAAACCGAGGCGCTGCGCGCCACGATGAAGCGCCACCCTGGCGCCCAGGTCGATTTCAGCCGGCCGGAGCTGCTCAGCTTCTCCGCGCCGCTTGAAGTCGAACTGCGCGGCCAGGACCTGGCCGGCATCGAGCGTGCGGGCCAGAAGCTGGCGGCCCTCCTGCGTGCCAACCCGCACTACGCCGACGTCAAGTCGACGGTGGAGCAGGGTTTCCCGGAGATCCAGATCCGCTTTGACCAGGAACGTGCCGGCGCACTGGGCCTGACGACGCGACAGATCGCGGACGTGGTGGTGAAGAAGGTGCGCGGCGAAGTGGCCACGCGCTACAGCTTCCGTGATCGCAAGATCGACGTGTTGGTGCGCGCGCAGGAGAACGATCGCGCGTCGGTGGACAGCATCCGCCGCCTGATCGTGAATCCGGGCAGCGCCCGTCCGGTGACGCTGTCCGCGGTCGCCGACGTGGTGGCCACCAGCGGGCCCAGCGAGATCCATCGCGCCGACCAGGTGCGCGTGGCGATCGTGTCGGCCAACCTGCGCGATATCGATCTGGGCAGCGCGGTACAGGAGGTGCAGCAGATCGTGGCCGAGAACCCGCTGGGCGCCGGCGTGGGCATGCATATCGGCGGCCAGGGCGAGGAACTGCAGGAGTCCGTCACGTCGTTGATGTTCGCGTTCGGCCTGGCGATCTTCCTGGTGTACCTGGTGATGGCGTCGCAGTTCGAATCGCTGCTGCACCCGTTCGTCATCCTGTTCACCATTCCACTGGCGCTCGTGGGTGCTATCGGTGCGCTGTTCCTGACCAATTCGCCGGTTTCGGTGGTGGTATTCATCGGCCTGATCCTGCTGGTCGGCCTGGTGACGAAAAACGCCATCATCCTTATCGACAAGGTAAACCAATTGCGCGAGGCCGGCGTCGCCAAGCACGAGGCGTTGGTCGAGGGTGCGCGCTCGCGCCTGCGCCCGATCATCATGACCACGTTGTGCACGCTGTTCGGCTTCCTGCCGCTGGCGATTGCGATGGGCGAGGGTGCGGAGGTGCGTTCGCCGATGGCGATCACCGTCATCGGTGGCCTGCTGGTGTCCACGCTGCTGACGTTGCTGGTGATCCCGGTGGTTTACGACTTGCTGGACCGTCGCGCGGATGACTACTACCTGGAGCGTGGGCGTCGCGCGCGCCGCCTGCAGGCCCTGCAGCCTGACGGCGAGGGCGAACCCGCATGAGCGTCGCGGAGTTCAGCATCAAGCGACCCGTCACGGCCGTGATGTTCTTCATCTCGCTGTTCGTGATCGGCCTGATCGCGGCGATCCGCCTGCCGCTGGAAGCCTTCCCCGAGGTCTCGCCGCCCTTCATCTTCGTGTCGCTGCCCTACACGGGCTCGACACCGGAAGAGGTGGAGCGGACGGTCCTGCGCCCGGCGGAGGAAGCGCTGTCGACGATGGCCGGCATCAAGCGCATGGAGTCGAATGCGAAGGCGGATGGTGCCCAGATCTTCATCCAGTTCTCCGATTGGGACCGAGACGTAGCGATCGCCGCGTCCGAGGCGCGCGAACGGCTCGACGCAATCCGCGACGACCTGCCGGACGATCTGCAACGCTACTTCGTCTTCAAGTTCTCGACCACTGACCAACCCGTGCTGCGGGTACGCCTGGCCAGCAAGAGCGACCTGACCGGCGCGTACGACATGATCGAGCGCGAGTTCAAGCGCCGCATCGAGCGCATCCCGGGCGTTGCGCGCGTGGACGTGTCGGGCGCGCCGCCGAACGAGGTCGAGATCGCGATCAATCAGGACCGGCTGACCGCGCACAACCTCAGCCTCAACGATCTGACCACGCGGCTCCAGGCGGTGAACTTCTCGATTTCCGCCGGCGTGATCAGTGACGGACCGCAACGCCTACGTGTGCAGCCGGTCGGTGAGCTGACCGACCTGCAACAACTGCGCGATCTCGTGGTGGGCAGCGGTAACGTGCGATTGGGCGACATCGCGGACGTTCGCCTGAAGCCTGCGCGGATGGACTACGGACGCCGTCTCGATGGCCAACCCGCAGTCGGTCTCGACATCTTCAAGGAGCGCAACGCCAACCTGGTGGACGTGTCGAGCAAGGCGCTGGCCGAGGTCGAGGCCATCCGCGCCCAGCCGGAGATGAGCGACATCCAGGTCAAGATCATCGAGAACCAGGGTGACAACGTCACCTCGTCGCTGTTGGAACTAGCAGAGGCAGGCCTGATCGGCCTGGTCCTGTCGATCGTCGTACTGTGGTTCTTCCTTCGCCACTGGCCGTCCGTGTCGATGGTGACACTGGCCATCCCGATCTGCTTCGTGATGACGCTGGGCTTCATGTACTTCGCCGGTGTCACCTTGAACATCCTGTCGATGATGGGCTTGTTGCTGGCCATCGGCATGCTAGTGGACAACGCCGTGGTGGTGGTGGAGAGCATCTACCAGGAGCGCGAGAAGTATCCGGACAACCCCATCTGGGCCTCGATCATTGGTACGCGCCATGTGGCGATCGCGTTGTCGGCGGGTACGCTGTGCCACTGCATCGTGTTCTTGCCCAACTTGTTCGGCGAGCGCAACTTCCTCAGCATCTACCTGGGCCAGATCGCCGTCACCATCTCGGTATCGCTGCTGGCATCTTGGCTGGTCGCCGTCAGCCTGATCCCGATGATCTCGGCGCGCCTGAAGACGCCGCCGCTGGTGAAGACGGAGACCGGCATCATCCCGCGCATGCAGAAGCGCTACGCCGGCCTGTTGCGCTGGACACTGGAGCATCGGGGCTGGAGCGTGCTCGGCATCCTGCTGATCATCGTCGTCAGTTTCGTGCCGATGAAGCTCACCAAGTTCGACATGTTCGGCAACGATGGTGGCGGCGAGGCGGAGCTGTACTACCAGTGGAAGGGCGCCTACACCAAGGAGCAGATGTCGGCCGAGATCCTCAAGGTCGAACAGTTCCTCGACGCCAACCGCAAGAAGTACCGGATAACCCAGATCTATTCCTACTTCAGCGAGCAGGGCTGGGGCGGCACCCAGATCAAGTTCGACACGGAGAAATCCAGCGAGACCAAGCCGATCGTCGAGCAGTTGCGCAAGGACCTGCCAAAATCGGCGCGCGCCAACATCGGCATCGGCGGCGACGGCGGCAACCAGGGCGGCGGTGGCCAACCTGGCCAGAGCGTGTCGTTCCAGCTGGTCGGCGATTCCACCCAGACGCTGGGCGAGATCGCGGCGGACCTGGTGCCGATCCTGGCCAAGCGCAAGGAACTTCGCGACGTTCGCGTCGATGTCGGCGACCAGAACAGCGAGTTGAACGTTCGCGTGGACCGTGAGCGTGCGGCCGCATTCGGGTTCAGCTCTCAGCAGGTGGCCAGCTTCGTCGGCCTGGCGCTGCGTGGCGCACCGTTGCGCGAGTTCCGCCGAGGCGAAACAGAAGTGCCGGTGTGGGTGCGTTTCGCGGGCGCCGAGGACTACGGTACCGAGGACCTGGCGGGCTTCATGGTGCGCGCGCCTGACGGCCGCACCGTGCCGTTGTTGAGCCTGGTGGATGTCGGCATCACGCCGTCGGCCACGCAGATCCAGCGCACCAATCGCCAGACCACGTTGACCGTGCAGGCCAATCTGGCCGAGAACGTCACCGTGCCGGATGCGCGCAAGGCCATGGAGGAGACGTTGAAGGGCATGTCGTTCCCGGCAGGCTACAGCTACTCGTTCGACGGCAGTGCCTTCCAGGAAGATGACGAGGCGATGGGGGACATGCTGTTCAAGACCGCGCTCGCTCTCGTGATGATCTACGTCGTCATGGCCGCGGTGTTCGAATCGCTGCTGTTCCCGGCAGCGATCATGAGCGGCGTGCTGTTCTCGGTGTTCGGTGTGTTCTGGCTGTTCGCGCTGACCGGTACCACGTTCGGCATCATGTCCTTCATCGGCATCCTGGTGTTGATGGGCGTGGTGGTGAACAACGGCATCGTCATGGTCGAGCACATCAACAACTTGCGACGGCGTGGCATGTCGCGGACGGATGCGCTGGTCGAAGGCAGTCGCGAGCGCCTGCGGCCCATCCTGATGACGATGGGTACGGCGATCCTGGCGATGGTGCCGATCGCGATGGCCAACACGCAGATGGCGGGCGACGGCCCGGCTTACGCGCCGATGGCCCGTGCGATCGCCGGCGGTCTGGCGTTCTCGACCGTGGTCAGCCTGCTGTTCCTGCCGACCATCTACGCGATTCTCGATGACCTGCGCAGCGGTACCGCTCGGGCCATCAAGCGGGCACAGGGTCGACGGGCAGATGCGCCGACGGCAGCGAGCGTGGCGGCACTGCACGTCGAATGATGCAGGCGCTGGAATGAAAAGAGCCGGGCAATGCCCGGCTCTTTTTTGTTTGCTGGAATCGGCGTTAGCCGACCAGCTTGCCCAGCATCCTCAGACCACCGGTCCATACGCCGATGGCGGTACCCAGGCTGGTGAGGAAGAAGTTGAGCAGGACGCGCGCGACGCGGTTCTTCCACCAGCCGCGCGTGGTCTGCACGTCGTCGCGCAGCGCCATGAAGTCTGCGTAGGTCGGCTTGCGCAGCGTCGCTTCGACGAAGGCGCTGACGGTGCCCGAAGCCAGCGCGGGATGCAGTGGCGTCAGCGGCGATGCGATGAACGCCGCGAGGATGCTCAGCGGGTGCCCGCCGGCGATCGCACAGCCGAGCGCGCCCAACAGGCCGGTGGCCAGTACCCACTGCACCAGCAGGTCGGAGCCGACGTCCACGCCGCCCTGCCAGAAGCCCCAGGCGAAGCCGCCGACCAGGAACGCGCCGATGATCAGTTCCATCCACGGCATGCGTGATTTGGGCTTCACCGTCTCCAGCGAGCGGCGGAGTTGCGCGGGGTCCTCCGCGTCGTCCTTCAGGTGGCGGACGAGGCCGGGCAGGTGGCCGGCGCCGACCACCGCCAGCACGCGATAGGGCGAACCCTGGCCGGTGGGTGCGTTGGCGGCCACCTGGCGTAGCGCGGAGGCCATGTACTGATCGCGCTCGGCGATGATGGTGCTGTACAGCTGCGGGCTTTCCGTCGCGAACTCGCCGAAGCTCGATTCCAGCATGTCGCCCTGCTTGAGCTTCTCGATCTCGTCGTCGCCCACTTCCTCATCGGCGAACATGCTGGCGAGGATGCCGGCGCCCACCTTGGTGCGCTGCCACCAGCCCAGCGATTGCAGCGCGCGCTTGAAGGTCAGGCCGACTTCCCGGTCGATCAGGTGTACCGGCAGGCCACGCGCCTGCGCGTCCAGCGCGCCGGCCTTCAATTCTTCGCCGGGCTCGACGCCCAGTTGTTCGGCCAGCCGCCGCTGATAGGCGGCCAGCGCCAGGTTGGCGGCGAACAGGTGCGTCTTGCCTTCGCGGATCACCTTGACCAGGTCCAGTCGCGCGAGCGTATCGGGATCGGTCAGCGACTGCAGGCGGCCGGCATCCAGCTCGACGGCGACGCTGTCGTAATCGCCGCTGGCCACGGCGGCGCGCACGGCGTCCACGCTGGCGCGGGAGACATGCGCAGTGCCCAGCAGGGTGAAGCGAACGCCGTCGCGCTCGACAATCTCGTAGGGTTGGCCCTGCAGCGGATCGGAAGCGGTATTCGTATCGGTCATCGTGTCATTCGTCTTGCGGAGGCGCGTCGGTGCCGGCGCCGAGGGTGCGTTGCATCTGCACGGTGTCCAGCCAGCGACCGTGCTTCCAGGCGATGCCACGGAAGATGCCGATCAGGGTGAAGCCGAACTTTTCGTGCAAGCGGATGGAAGCGGTGTTGGTGGGTTCGCCGATCACAGCGATCATCTGCCGATAGCCACGGGCTTCGCAGGCGTCGATCAACGCTTGCATCAACGCGGCGCCGATGCCGCGACCCTTCAGGCCAGGCACCACGTAAACGGAATTCTCGACGGTCTTGCGGTAGCCGATGCGGGCGCGGTAGCTGCTGGCATAGGCGTAACCCGCGAACTGCCCATCCAGTTCGGCCACCAGGTAGGGATAGCCGCCATCGAGCACGGCGCGCATGCGCTGCGCCATCTCCGCTTCATCGGGTACGTCGTACTCGTAGGTATTGACGTGCTCGCGGACTTCCGTGGCGTAGAGATCGGAAATCGCCAGCACGTCGGCCGGCGTGGCGTCACGGACGATCAGCGGCACGCGCGGGCCTCAGTCGATGTAGCGCTTGAGGAGGTCGCCGTACGCATCAATGCGGCGATCGCGCAGGAACGGCCAGATGCGACGCACGTGCTCGCTACGTTGCAGGTCGACGTCGGCCATCAGGATGGTCTCGTCGCCACCGGCTTCGGCGATGAACTCGCCCTGTGGGCCAAGCACATGGCTGTTGCCCCAGAACTGGATGCCGGAGGCCCCGAGCGGCGAGGCTTCGTGGCCGACGCGATTGCAGCTCAGGACCGGCAAACCGTTGGCGACCGCATGGCCGCGATGGCTCAGGACCCACGCATCGCGCTGGCGGTTCTTCTCGGCCTGTTCGTCGTCCGGATCCCAGCCGATCGCGGTGGGATACAGCAGCAGGTCCGCGCCGGCCAGCGCCATCAGGCGCGCGGCTTCCGGATACCACTGGTCCCAGCACACCAGCACGCCCAGGCGGCCGACGGAGGTGTCGATCGGCGTGAAGCCGATGTCGCCCGGTGTGAAGTAGAACTTCTCGTAGAAACCCGGGTCGTCCGGGATGTGCATCTTGCGGTACTTGCCCGCGATGCTCCCGTCCTTTTCGTAGACCACGGCGGTGTTGTGGTACAGCCCCGCGGCACGGCGCTCGAACAGCGACGACACGAGCACCACGCCGTGCTGCTTGGCGAGCTTGCCCAGGCGCTCGGTGCTCGGGCCGGGGATGGGTTCGGCCAGGTCGAACTCCTGTACCGATTCGTGCTGGCAGAAGTAGGCGCCGTTGTGCAGTTCCTGCAGCAGCACGAGCCGCGCGCCGCGCTTGGCGGCTTCGGCCACGCGCGCTTCGATCACCGACAGGTTGGCGTCGGCATCGCCGTGGTTCTTTTCCTGGATCAAGGCGACGGGCAGGGTGGTGCGGTTCATCGGGCGCGGTCGGGCAGCGGCGGGGAAGGGGACGCATGGTACCGCGTCCACCCTTCACGCAGGCACACGCGGCGTGAACACGCCGTGCCGCGCTCAGGACGTCGCGGCCCGCTCGCGACGGCGGTGCTGGCGGCCCAGCACGAGGCCGGTCATGGCCCATGCCAGCGCCACCCCGGTGCCGATCAGCATGGCGGCAGCAGGGTGCTCGGCGAGCACGTCCAGCGCTCGCTTCACCCAGCCGCTCAGTGCATCGCCACCGCGGTACACCACGGTGTCGATGAAGTTCTTGGCTTTGTATTTCTGCCCCGGCGGCACGATGGTGTAGAGCATCTCGCGGCCCGGGCGGACGAAGGCGTACTCGCCGGCGCGGCGCGCGACCATCACCACCACGAACACGCCGAACACCGGCGCGAGCGCAAGCCAGAGGAAGCCTGCCGCCATCACCAGCGGCACCGCCACCAGCAGCACACCCACGCCGAGCCGCTGGGCGATGCGGCCGGTGATGAACAACTGGCTGAGGATGGCCAGCGCCTGCACGACGGTATCGATCGTGCCGAAGACGCGGGTCTGCTGCTCCTTGTCGGGGAACAGCTGCTCCACCAGTTTGGCCTGTTCGAAATAGAGGAAGGTCGTCACCGTCGCCAGCAGCAACACGAACAGCGCAATGCCGGCGAGGTACGGCGACTTGAAAACTTCGGTGGCACCCGCGAACGGGTTCCCACCCAGCGGCGCACGTCGTTGCTCGGCGGTGCTGACTCCACCGTACGGCAGCGGGTGCGCATCGCGCCACTGGTGCAGCCACAGCGCGGTCGCGCCACTCGCGCCCATCAGCAGCGCCGACAGCAGCATCAGCCCCCCATGCCCCAGGCTGCCGACCAGCAGCGTCGTCAGTAGTGGACCCGCCAAGCCGCCCAGGCTCGCACCGCTGGCGATCAGGGCGAACAGGCGCTTGGCCTCGCTGCTGGCCAGTACATCGGCGAGCACGCTCCACGCGAGCGAGATCAGCAGCAGGTTGATCACCGACACCCAGATATAGAAGCCGCGTGCCAGCCACACGTCGTCAGGTCGGACCAGCATGGCCAGTCCGAACGCCAGCAGGCTGGCGACGACCGCACCGAACACCCAGGGCAGGATGCGGCGGCGCGACACCTTCGACGCGATCCAGCCGAACACCGGCAGCACGATGAGCGTGGCCACGAAGGTGCCGGTGAACAACCACTGCAGGTTGTCCACGCCCCCGGTGACGCCCATCGTTTCCCGGATCGGCCGCAACATGAAATAGCC comes from the Pseudoxanthomonas sp. YR558 genome and includes:
- a CDS encoding TraB/GumN family protein — protein: MTDTNTASDPLQGQPYEIVERDGVRFTLLGTAHVSRASVDAVRAAVASGDYDSVAVELDAGRLQSLTDPDTLARLDLVKVIREGKTHLFAANLALAAYQRRLAEQLGVEPGEELKAGALDAQARGLPVHLIDREVGLTFKRALQSLGWWQRTKVGAGILASMFADEEVGDDEIEKLKQGDMLESSFGEFATESPQLYSTIIAERDQYMASALRQVAANAPTGQGSPYRVLAVVGAGHLPGLVRHLKDDAEDPAQLRRSLETVKPKSRMPWMELIIGAFLVGGFAWGFWQGGVDVGSDLLVQWVLATGLLGALGCAIAGGHPLSILAAFIASPLTPLHPALASGTVSAFVEATLRKPTYADFMALRDDVQTTRGWWKNRVARVLLNFFLTSLGTAIGVWTGGLRMLGKLVG
- a CDS encoding GNAT family N-acetyltransferase; its protein translation is MPLIVRDATPADVLAISDLYATEVREHVNTYEYDVPDEAEMAQRMRAVLDGGYPYLVAELDGQFAGYAYASSYRARIGYRKTVENSVYVVPGLKGRGIGAALMQALIDACEARGYRQMIAVIGEPTNTASIRLHEKFGFTLIGIFRGIAWKHGRWLDTVQMQRTLGAGTDAPPQDE
- a CDS encoding carbon-nitrogen hydrolase: MNRTTLPVALIQEKNHGDADANLSVIEARVAEAAKRGARLVLLQELHNGAYFCQHESVQEFDLAEPIPGPSTERLGKLAKQHGVVLVSSLFERRAAGLYHNTAVVYEKDGSIAGKYRKMHIPDDPGFYEKFYFTPGDIGFTPIDTSVGRLGVLVCWDQWYPEAARLMALAGADLLLYPTAIGWDPDDEQAEKNRQRDAWVLSHRGHAVANGLPVLSCNRVGHEASPLGASGIQFWGNSHVLGPQGEFIAEAGGDETILMADVDLQRSEHVRRIWPFLRDRRIDAYGDLLKRYID
- a CDS encoding efflux RND transporter permease subunit — protein: MSVAEFSIKRPVTAVMFFISLFVIGLIAAIRLPLEAFPEVSPPFIFVSLPYTGSTPEEVERTVLRPAEEALSTMAGIKRMESNAKADGAQIFIQFSDWDRDVAIAASEARERLDAIRDDLPDDLQRYFVFKFSTTDQPVLRVRLASKSDLTGAYDMIEREFKRRIERIPGVARVDVSGAPPNEVEIAINQDRLTAHNLSLNDLTTRLQAVNFSISAGVISDGPQRLRVQPVGELTDLQQLRDLVVGSGNVRLGDIADVRLKPARMDYGRRLDGQPAVGLDIFKERNANLVDVSSKALAEVEAIRAQPEMSDIQVKIIENQGDNVTSSLLELAEAGLIGLVLSIVVLWFFLRHWPSVSMVTLAIPICFVMTLGFMYFAGVTLNILSMMGLLLAIGMLVDNAVVVVESIYQEREKYPDNPIWASIIGTRHVAIALSAGTLCHCIVFLPNLFGERNFLSIYLGQIAVTISVSLLASWLVAVSLIPMISARLKTPPLVKTETGIIPRMQKRYAGLLRWTLEHRGWSVLGILLIIVVSFVPMKLTKFDMFGNDGGGEAELYYQWKGAYTKEQMSAEILKVEQFLDANRKKYRITQIYSYFSEQGWGGTQIKFDTEKSSETKPIVEQLRKDLPKSARANIGIGGDGGNQGGGGQPGQSVSFQLVGDSTQTLGEIAADLVPILAKRKELRDVRVDVGDQNSELNVRVDRERAAAFGFSSQQVASFVGLALRGAPLREFRRGETEVPVWVRFAGAEDYGTEDLAGFMVRAPDGRTVPLLSLVDVGITPSATQIQRTNRQTTLTVQANLAENVTVPDARKAMEETLKGMSFPAGYSYSFDGSAFQEDDEAMGDMLFKTALALVMIYVVMAAVFESLLFPAAIMSGVLFSVFGVFWLFALTGTTFGIMSFIGILVLMGVVVNNGIVMVEHINNLRRRGMSRTDALVEGSRERLRPILMTMGTAILAMVPIAMANTQMAGDGPAYAPMARAIAGGLAFSTVVSLLFLPTIYAILDDLRSGTARAIKRAQGRRADAPTAASVAALHVE